The following are encoded together in the Flavobacterium haoranii genome:
- a CDS encoding TolC family protein: MMKYKIVIISFFLFQIVTAQEQLTLEKCYQLVETNYPLAKQNSILANQLEVQTEAFNKDKLPKISLNAQATYQSEVTQVPFSLPNATIEPLNKDQYRATLDVNQLIYNGNVIEAQTNLKTAQTKTQQQQVKVTLYQLKSVVNQYYFGILLLQKKQELVTAKKVLLLEKIKEIQAAVKFDAVLPSSEQVIEAEIIKINQQSNDIRYEKLKLFNYLNKLTDSNFNEDTVLVVEKSIISQEGSRPEYKLFELQNQQIDANKSLISKTNYPKVNAFAQGGYGNPALNMLNNSFETFYMAGIRLNWTLFDWNKTKKEKEALEISKQLIETEKETFELNINSQLQEVNFEIERIEQQIISDAEIIQLREKIVLSAEAQMKNGVITSSDYLNEVTQLFEAKINEQTHKVQLELAKANYQIIKGN; the protein is encoded by the coding sequence ATGATGAAGTATAAAATAGTAATAATAAGTTTTTTTCTTTTCCAAATAGTTACTGCTCAAGAGCAATTGACATTAGAAAAATGTTATCAATTGGTGGAAACTAATTATCCATTAGCGAAACAAAATTCAATTTTAGCAAATCAGCTTGAAGTTCAAACAGAAGCTTTTAATAAAGATAAATTACCAAAAATTTCGTTAAATGCTCAAGCTACTTATCAATCGGAAGTTACTCAAGTTCCTTTTTCTTTACCCAACGCTACAATTGAACCACTAAACAAAGATCAATATCGTGCAACTTTAGATGTGAACCAACTTATTTATAACGGAAATGTTATAGAAGCGCAAACTAATTTAAAAACAGCACAAACCAAAACGCAACAGCAACAGGTAAAAGTTACATTATATCAATTGAAAAGTGTTGTAAATCAATATTATTTTGGAATCTTATTGTTACAGAAAAAACAAGAATTAGTAACGGCAAAAAAAGTATTACTTCTCGAGAAAATTAAAGAAATTCAAGCGGCTGTTAAGTTTGATGCCGTTTTGCCTTCTTCTGAACAAGTAATTGAAGCTGAGATTATTAAAATTAATCAGCAATCTAACGATATTCGATACGAAAAATTAAAACTCTTCAATTATCTAAATAAATTAACTGATTCAAACTTTAATGAAGATACTGTATTAGTAGTAGAAAAATCAATTATAAGTCAAGAAGGTAGTCGTCCAGAATACAAATTATTTGAATTGCAAAATCAACAAATAGATGCGAATAAAAGCCTTATTTCTAAAACTAATTACCCAAAAGTGAATGCTTTTGCACAAGGTGGCTATGGAAATCCTGCTTTAAATATGTTGAATAATTCATTTGAAACTTTTTACATGGCTGGAATTCGATTAAACTGGACATTATTCGATTGGAATAAAACCAAAAAAGAAAAAGAGGCTTTAGAGATTTCAAAACAACTAATTGAAACCGAAAAAGAAACTTTTGAATTAAATATCAATAGCCAATTACAAGAAGTTAATTTTGAAATAGAGCGAATTGAGCAACAAATTATAAGTGATGCTGAGATTATTCAATTACGAGAAAAAATTGTTCTTTCAGCCGAAGCGCAAATGAAAAATGGTGTTATTACTTCATCAGATTATTTGAATGAAGTTACTCAACTTTTTGAAGCTAAAATCAACGAACAAACACATAAAGTTCAATTAGAATTGGCAAAAGCGAATTATCAAATTATTAAAGGAAATTAA
- a CDS encoding c-type cytochrome, whose translation MLSKSQARAFFLGGTVVTFLVFIGLTVYSFMPKNDQTYHDKIDAKVIRGKEIWESNNCMGCHTILGEGGYYAPELTKVIERRGEGYVKAVLQSPVPWAPKGRKMVKYQMNDADAEAMIAYFKWIGNIDLNGFDRVVSPLAKDK comes from the coding sequence ATGTTATCAAAATCACAAGCACGAGCATTTTTTTTAGGAGGAACTGTAGTAACCTTTTTAGTCTTTATAGGCTTAACCGTTTATTCGTTCATGCCTAAAAATGATCAAACTTATCATGATAAGATTGATGCAAAAGTTATTCGAGGAAAGGAAATTTGGGAATCGAATAATTGTATGGGTTGTCATACCATACTTGGGGAAGGAGGCTATTATGCTCCTGAACTTACAAAAGTAATCGAACGTCGAGGCGAAGGTTATGTAAAAGCAGTTTTACAATCACCTGTACCGTGGGCACCGAAAGGACGAAAAATGGTAAAATATCAAATGAACGATGCCGATGCAGAAGCTATGATTGCTTACTTTAAATGGATTGGTAATATAGATTTGAATGGTTTCGACCGTGTAGTATCACCTTTAGCGAAAGATAAATAA
- a CDS encoding CbbQ/NirQ/NorQ/GpvN family protein has translation MKVAEKTIFYKAVCSEIEIFNQINQLRLPLLLKGPTGSGKSRFIEYMANEVNKTLVTVSCHEETSATDLIGRFIIKGSETVWIDGPLSIAVKNGYILYLDEVAEARPDVIVAIHSLTDHRRELFIDKLGETIRAHSDFLLVASFNPGYQKGFKELKPSTRQRFVALSFDYPKPKIEAEILVNETGIQADIAQKLVAIGTKIRNLTELGLTETVSTRLLVDAAKLINNGLPKRLAVHVAVVEPLTDEQETIQALNDLCDLMI, from the coding sequence ATGAAAGTAGCTGAAAAAACCATTTTTTACAAAGCAGTTTGCTCTGAAATTGAAATTTTTAATCAAATCAACCAATTGCGATTGCCTTTATTATTGAAAGGACCAACAGGCTCTGGAAAATCTCGATTTATCGAATATATGGCAAATGAAGTTAACAAAACATTAGTCACTGTAAGTTGTCACGAGGAAACTTCTGCAACCGATTTAATAGGACGTTTTATTATTAAAGGAAGTGAAACGGTTTGGATTGACGGACCATTATCTATCGCTGTAAAAAACGGTTATATTTTATATCTAGATGAAGTTGCCGAAGCACGTCCAGATGTTATTGTAGCCATTCACTCTTTAACCGATCATAGAAGGGAACTTTTTATTGATAAATTAGGTGAAACCATTAGGGCACATTCTGATTTTCTACTAGTAGCCTCTTTCAATCCAGGATATCAAAAAGGTTTTAAAGAATTAAAACCTTCAACACGTCAGCGTTTTGTTGCGCTTTCATTCGATTATCCAAAGCCTAAAATTGAAGCAGAAATTTTAGTGAATGAAACAGGAATTCAAGCAGATATTGCTCAAAAATTAGTCGCAATCGGAACTAAAATCAGAAATCTTACCGAATTAGGGCTAACCGAAACCGTTTCCACTCGATTATTAGTGGACGCCGCGAAACTTATCAATAACGGATTACCAAAACGATTAGCCGTTCACGTTGCCGTTGTTGAACCTTTAACAGATGAGCAAGAAACCATTCAAGCTTTAAACGATTTGTGCGATTTAATGATTTAA
- a CDS encoding alginate export family protein — protein MKNIYRIVFSLFFLNMSMISFAQEFDASIQFRPRYEYRNGYKELIPDNELPTSFISQRSRLNLNFKHEKLSANIKLQNVRVWGDVKTTTTSDKNGVMLFEAWGQYDFNSNWSARFGRQVISYDNQRILGEIDWAQQGQSHDALVVSYKKNKMKLDIGTALNADAENLYRDLYTTNYKNLQYAWFHTVVKDFQVSLLALNTGFQYEDSVTNELETDYLQTFGTFLKYKKSKFNTDLSFYTQTGKSSSNTVFAYNVDLNMNYNFTAKFSTSLGYEILSGKAQNDSSNKVKSFAPLFGTNHGFNGYMDYFYVGNHKNSVGLQDLYLKLNYTAKNWKFSLIPHVFMTAADVIEPLNVTQTMDSYLGTEIDFTTSYQLHKNVGLTAGYSHMFATKTMEVLKSGNRNNNNNWAWVMLSFNPQILSFSK, from the coding sequence ATGAAGAACATATATAGAATTGTATTCAGTTTATTCTTTTTAAATATGTCTATGATTTCATTTGCCCAAGAATTTGACGCAAGTATACAATTTAGACCAAGATATGAATACAGAAATGGATATAAAGAATTAATACCAGATAATGAATTACCCACATCTTTTATCTCGCAACGTTCTAGATTAAACTTAAATTTTAAGCACGAAAAATTATCGGCAAATATAAAACTTCAAAATGTTAGAGTTTGGGGCGATGTTAAAACTACCACTACTTCCGATAAAAACGGTGTTATGCTATTTGAAGCTTGGGGACAATACGATTTCAATTCAAATTGGAGCGCACGTTTTGGTAGACAAGTTATAAGTTACGACAATCAAAGAATTTTAGGCGAAATAGATTGGGCTCAACAAGGACAAAGTCATGATGCACTTGTGGTTTCATACAAAAAAAATAAAATGAAATTAGATATAGGTACGGCGCTAAATGCCGATGCCGAAAATTTGTATCGCGATTTGTACACTACTAATTATAAAAACTTGCAATATGCTTGGTTTCATACAGTTGTAAAAGATTTTCAAGTAAGTCTTTTAGCTTTAAACACAGGTTTTCAATATGAAGATTCTGTAACCAATGAATTAGAAACTGATTATTTGCAAACTTTTGGAACATTTTTAAAATATAAAAAGAGTAAGTTTAATACCGATTTAAGTTTCTATACACAAACAGGAAAATCGTCAAGTAATACTGTATTTGCTTACAATGTTGACTTAAATATGAATTATAATTTTACAGCAAAGTTTAGCACTAGTTTAGGTTATGAAATACTTTCTGGAAAAGCTCAAAACGATTCTAGCAACAAAGTAAAATCGTTCGCACCACTTTTTGGAACAAACCACGGATTTAATGGATATATGGATTATTTTTATGTAGGAAATCATAAAAATTCTGTAGGATTGCAAGACCTTTATTTGAAATTGAATTATACAGCTAAAAATTGGAAATTTAGTTTAATTCCACATGTATTTATGACGGCGGCAGATGTTATTGAACCTTTAAATGTAACTCAAACTATGGATTCTTATTTGGGAACCGAAATAGATTTTACAACATCATATCAATTGCATAAAAACGTTGGATTAACTGCGGGATATTCACATATGTTTGCAACCAAAACTATGGAAGTTTTAAAATCAGGAAATAGAAACAATAATAATAATTGGGCTTGGGTAATGCTTTCATTTAACCCTCAAATTCTATCATTTTCTAAATAA
- a CDS encoding formylglycine-generating enzyme family protein, protein MVQINEGTFIPLYGSTEDKTVKVNTFLIDIYPVTNKDYLEFVKTNPTYSKSQIKRLFADSNYLYQWKNDFDFGVLNPNAPVTNISWFAAKKYCECQDKRLVTLDEWEYVAMADEKRKDARPREEFNEYILSWYEKNNSSNQAVGSTFKNYWGVYDMHGLIWEWTFDFNSIFLSGESRKDKDTDKNLFCGSGSVNATDLMNYAAFMRYAFRGSIKANYTTKNLGFRCAKTIN, encoded by the coding sequence ATGGTACAAATAAATGAAGGCACATTTATACCATTATATGGTTCAACAGAAGACAAAACAGTTAAGGTAAATACTTTTTTAATTGATATTTATCCAGTTACCAACAAAGATTATTTAGAATTTGTAAAAACTAATCCAACTTATTCGAAATCCCAAATAAAACGATTATTTGCAGATTCAAATTATTTGTATCAATGGAAAAATGATTTTGATTTTGGAGTTTTAAATCCAAATGCACCGGTTACAAATATTTCGTGGTTTGCAGCAAAAAAATATTGCGAATGTCAAGATAAAAGATTGGTTACACTAGACGAATGGGAATATGTTGCCATGGCAGATGAAAAACGAAAAGACGCTCGCCCACGAGAAGAATTTAATGAATACATTTTAAGTTGGTACGAAAAAAACAACTCTTCAAATCAAGCTGTAGGAAGTACTTTTAAAAATTACTGGGGCGTTTATGATATGCACGGACTAATTTGGGAATGGACATTTGATTTTAATAGCATTTTTCTTTCGGGAGAATCTAGAAAAGATAAAGATACCGACAAAAATTTGTTTTGCGGCAGCGGTTCTGTAAATGCAACTGATTTAATGAATTATGCCGCATTTATGCGCTATGCTTTTAGAGGCAGCATAAAAGCAAATTATACCACAAAAAACTTAGGTTTTAGGTGCGCTAAAACAATAAATTAA
- the nirK gene encoding copper-containing nitrite reductase — MKSNLKFFVMSALLAFVVSCKKDQTLKLTPVDMKVNGEMVAELTAPPFVPKPVGNRPAKKLIVKMEIKEQEGEMSDGVKYVYWTFGGSVPGSFIRTRVGDEVEFTLSNHPDNKLPHNIDLHAVTGPGGGATSSLVAPGQEKTFNFKCINPGLYVYHCATAPVGMHIANGMYGLILVEPEGGLPPVDKEYYVMQGDFYTKGKYGEPGMQPFDMTKAVDEHPDYVVFNGKVGALTGDGALTAKKGETVRLYMGNGGPNIVSSFHVIGEIFDKVHVEGGDLINENVQTTLIPAGGATIVEFKVDVPGTFILVDHSIFRAFNKGALGMLKVEGDEDKKIYSGTTQEGIYHPEGGTIQNMPSVNGKEIIVAKTLEQQIADGKNIYGRTCFACHQSEGQGIPGAFPPLAKSDYLNADSNRAISAVLHGLTGEITVNGNKFNSVMTSQNLTDQEISDVLTYVYNSWGNNKTNVTPEMVKTERAKPVKKAKDIHE, encoded by the coding sequence ATGAAATCAAATTTAAAATTTTTCGTAATGAGTGCATTGTTAGCATTTGTTGTTTCGTGCAAGAAGGATCAAACATTAAAATTGACTCCTGTAGATATGAAAGTAAACGGAGAGATGGTAGCAGAATTAACAGCCCCACCATTTGTACCTAAACCTGTGGGAAACAGACCTGCTAAAAAGCTAATTGTTAAAATGGAAATTAAAGAGCAAGAAGGTGAAATGTCAGACGGTGTTAAGTATGTTTACTGGACTTTCGGCGGAAGCGTTCCTGGTAGCTTTATTAGAACAAGAGTTGGTGACGAGGTAGAGTTTACACTAAGTAATCATCCTGATAATAAGTTACCGCACAATATCGATTTACACGCAGTAACAGGTCCTGGTGGTGGAGCAACATCTTCATTAGTAGCGCCAGGTCAAGAAAAAACATTTAATTTTAAATGTATTAATCCTGGTTTATATGTGTATCATTGTGCCACAGCTCCAGTTGGAATGCACATAGCAAATGGTATGTATGGTTTAATTTTAGTTGAACCAGAAGGTGGTTTACCTCCTGTAGATAAAGAATATTATGTAATGCAAGGAGATTTTTACACTAAAGGAAAGTATGGAGAACCAGGTATGCAACCTTTTGACATGACAAAAGCGGTTGATGAACACCCAGATTATGTTGTATTTAATGGTAAAGTTGGGGCTTTAACAGGTGATGGGGCTTTAACAGCAAAAAAAGGAGAAACGGTTAGGCTATACATGGGTAATGGTGGTCCAAATATTGTGTCTTCGTTCCACGTTATTGGAGAAATATTTGATAAAGTACATGTTGAAGGAGGTGATTTAATTAATGAAAACGTTCAAACCACTTTAATTCCTGCAGGAGGCGCTACAATAGTTGAGTTTAAGGTAGATGTACCTGGTACTTTTATATTAGTTGATCATTCAATTTTCAGAGCATTTAATAAAGGTGCTTTAGGAATGTTAAAAGTTGAAGGTGATGAAGACAAAAAAATCTATTCAGGAACAACTCAGGAAGGTATATATCATCCAGAAGGAGGAACTATTCAAAATATGCCTTCGGTTAATGGTAAAGAAATTATTGTAGCCAAAACTTTAGAACAACAAATTGCAGATGGTAAAAATATTTATGGCAGAACTTGTTTTGCTTGTCACCAATCTGAAGGACAAGGAATACCAGGTGCTTTCCCTCCTTTAGCAAAATCAGATTATTTAAATGCTGATTCCAATCGAGCAATTAGTGCTGTTTTACACGGATTAACAGGAGAAATAACTGTAAATGGAAACAAATTTAATTCGGTAATGACTAGTCAAAATTTAACTGACCAAGAAATTTCCGATGTATTAACTTATGTGTATAATAGTTGGGGTAATAATAAAACGAATGTAACTCCAGAAATGGTTAAAACTGAAAGAGCGAAACCAGTTAAAAAAGCTAAAGATATTCACGAATAA
- the ric gene encoding iron-sulfur cluster repair di-iron protein produces the protein MVIDNNKTIGDIVANDFRTAGVFSQLGIDFCCKGNRTIDEVCTKKGIDKYALLDELERVTANINNKEIDFKSWELDLLIDYIEKKHHRYVEEKTPVLLAFLDKLTKVHGTKHPELFEINKLFYQGAGELAQHMKKEELILFPFIKNMVSANKKNTTLEMPGFGSVENPIAMMKHEHENEGERYEKIKALSNNYNPPADACSTYKVTFQMLEEFEQDLHTHIHLENNILFPKAIDLQSKFN, from the coding sequence ATGGTAATAGATAATAATAAAACTATAGGAGATATTGTAGCTAATGATTTTAGAACAGCAGGTGTTTTTAGTCAATTAGGTATTGATTTTTGCTGTAAAGGAAATAGAACAATAGATGAAGTATGTACAAAAAAAGGCATCGATAAATATGCGCTTTTGGACGAATTAGAACGTGTGACGGCTAACATTAACAATAAAGAAATTGATTTTAAATCATGGGAATTAGATTTGTTAATTGATTATATTGAGAAAAAACACCATCGTTATGTAGAAGAAAAAACGCCTGTATTGTTAGCGTTTTTAGACAAACTTACAAAAGTGCATGGTACAAAACATCCTGAATTATTTGAAATTAATAAACTTTTTTATCAAGGAGCAGGAGAATTAGCTCAACATATGAAAAAAGAAGAATTAATTCTTTTCCCATTTATAAAGAATATGGTTTCAGCAAATAAAAAAAATACTACGCTTGAAATGCCTGGTTTTGGTTCTGTTGAAAATCCAATTGCTATGATGAAACATGAACATGAAAATGAAGGGGAGCGTTATGAAAAAATTAAAGCTCTATCAAATAATTATAATCCACCTGCAGATGCTTGCAGCACATATAAAGTTACTTTTCAAATGTTAGAAGAGTTTGAACAAGATTTACATACTCATATTCATCTTGAAAATAACATTTTATTTCCAAAGGCGATTGATTTACAATCAAAGTTTAATTAG
- a CDS encoding TetR/AcrR family transcriptional regulator: MSTEEKIFEAAFKVFQRKGFSGARMQEIADEAEINKAMLHYFFRSKEKLFEAVFLNAFGKLAPQVNIIFNSEDSVFAKIEKFTQSYINFVLEYPFLPQFIVQEMNNNSEFVSKFLNVENRPNPIKLIAQIEKEIELGIIKPINPKQLLLDIFSMTIFSFAAQGLVKGMLQLTEEDFKYLMIERKKHISNQIIMAIKNDEV, from the coding sequence ATGTCAACTGAAGAAAAAATATTCGAAGCTGCATTTAAAGTTTTTCAAAGAAAAGGGTTTAGTGGTGCAAGAATGCAAGAAATAGCTGATGAAGCTGAGATTAATAAAGCCATGCTTCATTATTTCTTTCGAAGCAAAGAAAAACTATTTGAAGCCGTATTCTTAAATGCTTTTGGAAAATTGGCACCACAGGTTAATATTATTTTTAACTCTGAAGATTCAGTTTTTGCTAAGATTGAAAAGTTTACACAAAGCTACATCAATTTTGTTCTTGAATATCCATTTTTACCACAATTCATTGTCCAAGAAATGAATAATAATAGTGAATTTGTATCTAAGTTTTTAAATGTTGAAAACCGACCTAATCCTATTAAACTTATCGCTCAAATTGAAAAAGAAATTGAATTGGGAATAATAAAACCAATCAATCCTAAACAATTATTATTAGATATTTTCTCCATGACAATTTTCTCATTTGCAGCACAAGGTTTAGTAAAAGGCATGTTACAGCTAACAGAAGAAGATTTTAAATATCTAATGATTGAACGTAAAAAACATATAAGTAATCAAATAATTATGGCAATTAAAAATGATGAAGTATAA
- a CDS encoding cbb3-type cytochrome c oxidase subunit I → MKYKSQKVAYWFFGLCMLLFALQIIYGFIMGFARIGMDGLHDFIPFNTARAVHTNLLVVWLLTGFMGAAYYIIPEEAQRELISVKWAYVQLISLAVVGVLAIVGYHFNIWEGRKFLEIPRELDFLVVVNVLLFLGLILGTLFKAERRTTTALVLSMGLLFAALLYLPGMIWFDSQVTDSFFRWWVVHLWVEGVWELIMGGILSYLLIKLTGVDREVIEKWLYVIVGLTFLSGLLGTGHHYYYIGVNKIWLIVGGIFSALEPLAFLAMALFAVYMYRKGEKSHPNKIALFWTIGASIVSFIGAGLLGFAHTLPQTNIYTHGTLVTAMHGHYAFWGAYAMIVLAIISYALPNITGRKLYDSTRGHMAFWLSNIGMLGMTVAFGVAGVAQVYMERKMKMDFMDVQNEISIHFVVLLLCATLFTTGITLYILEFIKYGKPTDEALVKE, encoded by the coding sequence ATGAAATATAAATCACAAAAAGTAGCGTATTGGTTCTTTGGATTGTGTATGTTATTATTTGCATTACAAATTATCTACGGTTTTATAATGGGCTTTGCCCGTATTGGAATGGATGGTCTTCACGATTTTATACCGTTCAATACAGCGAGAGCCGTTCACACAAATTTATTAGTAGTTTGGTTGTTAACTGGTTTTATGGGGGCAGCTTATTACATTATTCCTGAAGAAGCACAACGCGAATTAATCAGCGTAAAATGGGCGTATGTTCAGTTAATTTCCTTAGCTGTTGTTGGTGTTTTAGCCATCGTTGGCTATCATTTTAATATTTGGGAAGGAAGAAAATTTCTTGAGATTCCAAGAGAATTAGACTTTTTAGTTGTCGTAAATGTACTATTGTTTTTAGGACTAATTTTAGGGACACTCTTTAAAGCAGAAAGACGAACAACAACTGCTTTAGTACTCTCAATGGGATTGCTTTTTGCAGCCTTGTTGTATTTACCAGGAATGATTTGGTTCGATAGCCAAGTAACCGATTCATTTTTTCGTTGGTGGGTAGTTCACTTGTGGGTAGAAGGTGTATGGGAATTGATTATGGGCGGTATTTTATCGTACTTATTAATCAAATTAACCGGAGTTGACCGTGAGGTTATTGAAAAATGGTTATATGTAATTGTAGGTTTAACTTTCCTTTCAGGTTTATTAGGAACAGGACATCACTATTATTATATCGGAGTAAACAAAATTTGGTTAATTGTCGGTGGAATCTTTTCGGCATTAGAACCGTTAGCATTCTTAGCAATGGCATTATTTGCAGTATATATGTATAGAAAAGGTGAAAAATCGCATCCAAATAAAATTGCTTTATTCTGGACAATTGGTGCTTCAATTGTATCTTTCATTGGAGCTGGATTATTAGGATTTGCGCATACTTTACCACAAACAAATATTTATACACACGGAACATTAGTAACCGCTATGCACGGACACTATGCGTTTTGGGGAGCTTATGCTATGATTGTTTTAGCAATTATTAGTTATGCACTTCCAAATATAACAGGGCGTAAATTATACGATAGCACAAGAGGTCATATGGCATTTTGGTTGTCAAATATCGGAATGTTAGGAATGACTGTAGCCTTTGGTGTTGCTGGTGTTGCTCAAGTATACATGGAACGTAAAATGAAAATGGATTTCATGGATGTACAAAACGAAATCAGTATTCACTTTGTAGTATTGTTGCTTTGTGCCACATTATTTACAACCGGAATTACCTTATACATCTTAGAGTTTATCAAATATGGTAAACCTACAGATGAAGCTCTAGTAAAAGAATAG
- a CDS encoding SCO family protein, which translates to MRKIIILLVTFCIFVSCKKDHQSQKIKNGVEIEKPISDMSIYNLPENWTNQNGENIELKDYKGNVLVMVMIYTSCKAACPRLVADMRNIEEQISTELKQNVKFILVSIDPEVDTPERLKEFSIENKMTDDHWVFLSSNENQTREFAAVLAVNYKKISPIDFSHSNIISVFNKEGEMVYQQEGLGVSYDKTVETIIAEAKK; encoded by the coding sequence ATGAGAAAAATTATCATATTACTCGTTACTTTTTGCATTTTTGTAAGTTGTAAAAAAGACCATCAATCTCAAAAAATAAAAAATGGTGTTGAAATTGAAAAACCAATCTCAGATATGTCTATTTACAATTTACCCGAAAACTGGACAAATCAAAATGGCGAAAATATAGAATTAAAAGATTATAAAGGAAACGTTCTTGTAATGGTAATGATATATACATCATGCAAAGCTGCTTGTCCAAGATTAGTAGCCGATATGCGAAACATTGAAGAGCAAATTAGTACTGAACTAAAACAAAATGTAAAGTTTATTTTAGTAAGTATTGATCCAGAAGTTGACACTCCAGAGCGTTTAAAAGAATTTTCAATTGAGAATAAAATGACAGATGATCATTGGGTTTTTCTTAGTTCAAATGAAAATCAAACTAGAGAATTTGCAGCTGTTTTAGCGGTGAATTATAAAAAAATTTCACCTATAGATTTTTCTCATTCAAATATTATAAGTGTATTTAATAAAGAAGGAGAAATGGTTTATCAACAAGAAGGATTAGGCGTTAGCTATGATAAAACTGTTGAAACAATAATAGCAGAAGCTAAAAAATAA